In the Hyphomonadaceae bacterium BL14 genome, one interval contains:
- the addB gene encoding double-strand break repair protein AddB has product MSATDLFSGPAPRVFTLPAGAPFLSVLARGLTRAFPDPGALAGVTVLAPTRRAGRALAEAFAGLDGGPGAALLPMIRPIGDVDADDPPFEPGELAQAAPDAVSPARRQFELARLVLQREAAAGRSMSAGGALALAGDLARLVDDLATAGVRDLSALDGDIRAALPAHRQEAALFLDIILEAWPARLAELGLVDPAERRSRLLSALAARWRETPPPGPVIAAGSTGSIPAAAELLAVVAQLDQGCVVLPGLDTAMDGAAWDEVDDTHPQRAMKALLARLELDHRAIPVWPGAEPGVRQAARARVIAEALRPARATGDWLNQVRAIEAGRGGQAFVQALDGLSLIEAPAPAEEARAIALAMRETLETPGRRAVLVTPDRGLARRVIVEMERFGVTLDDSAGAPLSDTPPGAFLMRILEAARDPGSALGFIALSASPLFALGEARAQLSLDLMALERWTLRGRRPGHDWAALRHAVETARLPEPVEPQRERWLALIDRTMTAMAPLARLTGDHPCADWARALAEAGEALAADETRAGADRLWAGDAGEAAAGLVRAFLHEAEALTALSLHDFAGALLEAARSRMVRQRAGGHPRLQVLGPLEARLISADRVILAGLNEGVWPAPAKADPFMSLGMRARAGLAAPEQRFGLAAHDFAQLACLPEVILTRSTRVDGAPTVASRWLWRLQTLARGALGGAAEAALAPATDFLALARQLDEPGTRTGVNPPEPRPPVAVRPRTLPVTAISTWVRDPYAIYAQYVLGLKELDAPDQAPGPAERGNAYHTAFEVWVKSLGRADDLPRDAWDRLMAAGREALLQAGMPEAMLGLELARFERAAYFMMDWEGERRRAGFLPEILEWRGALTLNDAPGGPFTLTARADRIDLRPDGALDIIDYKTGSAPSAKEAKAFFAPQLALTALIAAQGGFEDCPRHEPGDLIYLKAGGGKVAGDEASIVEYPGTDEASDLMRDAREDLIDWITRFDDPETGYPSQPRRKWVNTYGAYDHLARRKEWASAPGEGGEGGGS; this is encoded by the coding sequence ATGAGCGCCACCGATCTGTTTTCCGGCCCTGCGCCGCGTGTCTTCACCCTGCCCGCAGGCGCGCCCTTCCTGAGCGTGCTGGCGCGGGGTCTGACCCGCGCCTTTCCCGATCCCGGCGCACTGGCGGGGGTGACCGTGCTGGCCCCCACGCGGCGGGCAGGCCGGGCTTTGGCGGAGGCCTTTGCCGGCCTGGACGGCGGACCCGGCGCGGCGCTGCTGCCCATGATCCGCCCCATCGGCGATGTGGACGCCGATGACCCCCCGTTCGAACCCGGTGAGCTGGCGCAGGCTGCGCCCGACGCAGTCTCTCCGGCCCGGCGCCAGTTCGAGCTCGCCCGCCTGGTCCTGCAGCGCGAAGCGGCGGCCGGCCGATCCATGAGCGCAGGCGGCGCGCTGGCGCTGGCTGGTGATCTGGCCCGGCTGGTGGATGATCTGGCCACGGCCGGCGTGCGCGATCTGTCCGCGCTGGACGGCGATATCCGCGCCGCCCTGCCCGCCCACCGGCAGGAAGCGGCGCTGTTCCTCGACATCATTCTGGAGGCCTGGCCTGCGCGCCTCGCCGAGCTGGGCCTTGTGGACCCGGCCGAACGGCGTTCGCGCCTTCTGAGCGCGCTGGCCGCACGCTGGCGCGAGACGCCGCCGCCCGGGCCGGTCATCGCGGCAGGCTCCACCGGCTCCATCCCGGCGGCGGCGGAATTGCTGGCCGTGGTGGCGCAGCTCGATCAGGGCTGCGTCGTGCTGCCGGGCCTGGACACAGCCATGGACGGCGCGGCGTGGGACGAGGTGGACGACACCCATCCCCAGCGCGCCATGAAGGCGCTGCTGGCCCGTCTGGAGCTCGATCATCGCGCCATACCCGTCTGGCCCGGTGCCGAGCCCGGCGTGCGGCAGGCAGCGCGGGCGCGGGTGATCGCCGAGGCGCTGCGCCCTGCACGCGCGACCGGCGACTGGCTCAATCAGGTGCGCGCCATCGAAGCCGGGCGCGGCGGCCAGGCCTTTGTCCAGGCGCTGGACGGCCTCAGCCTCATCGAGGCCCCCGCCCCCGCCGAGGAAGCACGCGCCATTGCGCTGGCCATGCGCGAAACACTGGAAACGCCCGGTCGGCGGGCCGTGCTGGTAACGCCGGACAGGGGGCTGGCGCGCCGGGTCATCGTGGAGATGGAGCGCTTTGGCGTGACGCTGGACGATTCGGCCGGCGCGCCCCTGTCCGACACGCCGCCGGGTGCGTTTTTGATGCGCATTCTGGAAGCCGCGCGCGATCCGGGATCGGCGCTGGGCTTCATCGCCCTGTCCGCCTCACCCCTGTTCGCCCTGGGCGAGGCGCGCGCCCAGCTGTCGCTGGACCTGATGGCGCTGGAGCGCTGGACCCTGCGCGGACGCCGGCCCGGCCATGACTGGGCGGCCCTGCGCCACGCAGTCGAGACCGCACGCCTGCCTGAACCGGTCGAGCCGCAGCGGGAACGCTGGCTGGCGCTGATCGACCGGACGATGACGGCCATGGCGCCGCTGGCCAGGCTGACAGGCGATCATCCGTGTGCAGACTGGGCCAGAGCGCTTGCCGAAGCGGGCGAGGCGCTGGCGGCGGATGAGACGCGTGCGGGCGCGGACCGGCTGTGGGCCGGGGATGCGGGCGAGGCGGCAGCAGGGCTGGTGCGCGCCTTCCTGCATGAGGCCGAGGCGCTGACCGCGCTGAGCCTGCATGATTTTGCCGGCGCCCTGCTGGAGGCGGCGCGCAGCCGCATGGTGCGCCAGCGTGCCGGCGGGCATCCGCGCCTGCAGGTGCTGGGTCCGCTGGAAGCGCGCCTGATCAGTGCCGACCGGGTGATCCTGGCGGGCCTCAATGAAGGCGTCTGGCCGGCACCGGCCAAGGCCGATCCGTTCATGAGCCTGGGCATGCGCGCCCGCGCCGGCCTCGCCGCGCCTGAACAGCGGTTTGGCCTGGCCGCCCATGATTTCGCCCAGCTCGCCTGCCTGCCCGAGGTGATCCTGACCCGCTCCACCCGCGTGGATGGCGCGCCCACCGTGGCCTCGCGCTGGCTGTGGCGGCTGCAGACCCTGGCGCGCGGCGCGCTGGGCGGGGCGGCGGAGGCGGCGCTGGCCCCGGCAACGGATTTTCTGGCGCTGGCGCGCCAGCTGGATGAGCCGGGCACGCGCACCGGCGTCAATCCGCCAGAGCCGCGCCCGCCGGTTGCGGTGCGCCCGCGCACGCTGCCGGTCACGGCGATCTCCACCTGGGTGCGCGATCCGTATGCGATCTACGCCCAGTATGTTCTGGGGCTGAAAGAACTGGACGCGCCCGACCAGGCGCCCGGCCCGGCCGAGCGGGGCAATGCCTATCACACCGCTTTCGAGGTCTGGGTCAAAAGCCTGGGGCGCGCGGATGATCTGCCGCGCGACGCCTGGGACCGGCTGATGGCGGCGGGGCGCGAGGCGCTGCTGCAAGCGGGCATGCCCGAGGCCATGCTGGGGCTGGAGCTGGCGCGGTTTGAGCGGGCGGCCTATTTCATGATGGACTGGGAGGGTGAGCGGCGCCGGGCCGGCTTCCTGCCCGAGATTCTGGAGTGGCGCGGCGCGCTGACCCTGAATGACGCCCCGGGCGGGCCCTTTACCCTGACGGCCCGCGCCGACCGGATTGATCTGCGCCCGGACGGGGCGCTGGACATTATCGATTACAAGACCGGCTCGGCCCCGAGCGCCAAAGAGGCCAAAGCCTTCTTCGCGCCCCAGCTGGCGCTCACCGCCCTCATTGCCGCACAGGGCGGATTTGAAGACTGCCCGCGTCATGAGCCGGGCGATCTGATCTATCTGAAAGCCGGGGGCGGCAAGGTGGCTGGCGACGAGGCCTCCATCGTTGAATATCCGGGCACGGATGAAGCGTCCGACCTGATGCGCGATGCGCGCGAGGATCTGATCGACTGGATCACGCGGTTTGACGATCCCGAGACCGGCTATCCCAGCCAGCCGCGGCGCAAATGGGTCAATACCTACGGCGCCTATGATCATCTGGCCCGCCGCAAGGAATGGGCGAGTGCGCCCGGCGAAGGCGGCGAGGGGGGCGGATCATGA
- a CDS encoding nucleotidyltransferase family protein: protein MTITTAMVMAAGVGSRMRPLTDDRCKALVAVDGKALIDWTLDKLAAAGVMRAVVNVHHFADALEAHLSGRTRPEILISDERSQLLETGGGLARAAPLLGRGPIFTANIDALWVDGAQAELSRLATAFDPDRMDFLLMLARLDHTLGFDGPGDFFIGADSRLTRRGERPAAPFAYAGVQVMNPAILAGRAIEPFSTNRLWDEALAKGRVFGCVMDAFWMHVGDPHARDAAENRLRSGL from the coding sequence GTGACGATCACCACCGCCATGGTCATGGCGGCGGGCGTCGGCTCGCGCATGCGTCCGCTGACCGATGACCGCTGCAAGGCGCTGGTGGCGGTGGACGGCAAGGCGCTGATCGACTGGACGCTGGACAAGCTGGCAGCGGCCGGCGTGATGCGGGCGGTGGTCAATGTCCATCACTTCGCCGACGCGCTGGAGGCGCATCTGTCAGGCCGGACGCGGCCGGAAATCCTGATTTCTGACGAGCGCAGCCAGCTGCTGGAAACCGGCGGCGGGCTGGCCAGGGCCGCGCCGCTGCTGGGTCGCGGCCCCATCTTCACCGCCAATATCGATGCGCTGTGGGTGGACGGGGCGCAGGCGGAGCTGTCGCGCCTCGCCACCGCCTTCGACCCGGACCGGATGGATTTCCTGCTGATGCTGGCGCGGCTCGACCACACGCTGGGCTTTGACGGGCCGGGTGATTTTTTCATCGGGGCGGACAGCCGCCTGACCCGGCGCGGCGAGCGGCCCGCTGCCCCCTTCGCCTATGCCGGGGTGCAGGTGATGAACCCGGCCATACTGGCGGGCCGGGCGATCGAGCCTTTCTCCACCAACCGGCTGTGGGATGAGGCGCTGGCCAAAGGCCGCGTGTTCGGCTGCGTCATGGACGCGTTCTGGATGCATGTGGGCGATCCCCATGCGCGTGACGCGGCGGAGAATCGGCTACGCTCGGGTTTATGA
- a CDS encoding phosphotransferase encodes MTASSDRAQRRAALIRGAGWAHARETPFPGDASTRAYVRLSEGDRTAVLMDAPGAAEAPACPPDADPQARRALGYNARARLAGNNTAAFAAIAGALTARGFSAPRIYAADPEAGYLLIEDLGDDLYARLIPQRAHEGRLYAAAVDTLAALYRCTLEAEPGAFGRSWRIQDYDAEALLAETELMLDWYAPFRGGDFEPALRDDWASAWRRAFGVLDAHAPGLVLRDFHAENLIWLPERSGEAQVGLLDFQDALFGHPAYDLISLIEDARRDVKPELARPLTDRFFAAAGLADRAAFDAAAAVLAAQRNAKILGIFVRLAKRDGKARYLDLLPRVARHFVRDIAHPALADVRALVRDAAPGVYAEADT; translated from the coding sequence TTGACCGCCTCATCTGACCGCGCGCAGCGCCGGGCTGCACTGATCCGCGGCGCCGGCTGGGCGCACGCCCGCGAAACGCCGTTTCCCGGCGACGCCTCCACCCGCGCCTATGTGCGCCTGAGCGAGGGTGACCGCACCGCTGTGCTGATGGACGCCCCCGGCGCCGCCGAAGCCCCCGCCTGCCCGCCGGACGCCGATCCGCAGGCCCGCAGGGCGCTGGGCTATAACGCCCGCGCCCGGCTGGCGGGCAACAACACGGCCGCCTTTGCCGCCATCGCCGGGGCGCTGACGGCGCGCGGCTTCTCCGCCCCGCGCATCTATGCCGCCGACCCCGAGGCAGGCTATCTGCTGATCGAGGATCTGGGCGATGATCTGTATGCCCGCCTGATCCCGCAGCGCGCCCATGAGGGGCGGCTGTATGCGGCGGCGGTCGACACGCTGGCCGCGCTGTACCGCTGCACCCTCGAGGCCGAGCCCGGAGCCTTCGGGCGCAGCTGGCGCATCCAGGACTATGACGCCGAAGCCCTGCTGGCCGAGACCGAGCTGATGCTCGACTGGTATGCGCCCTTCCGGGGCGGCGATTTCGAGCCCGCCTTGCGCGATGACTGGGCCAGCGCCTGGCGGCGCGCCTTCGGTGTTCTGGACGCCCACGCGCCGGGACTGGTGCTGCGCGATTTCCACGCGGAGAATCTGATCTGGTTGCCCGAACGCTCCGGCGAGGCGCAGGTGGGGCTTCTGGATTTTCAGGACGCCCTGTTCGGCCATCCCGCCTATGATCTGATCTCGCTGATCGAAGACGCCCGCCGCGACGTGAAGCCGGAGCTGGCCCGCCCGCTCACCGACCGCTTCTTCGCCGCCGCCGGTCTGGCCGACCGCGCGGCGTTTGACGCCGCCGCCGCCGTGCTCGCCGCCCAGCGCAATGCCAAGATTCTCGGCATATTCGTGCGCCTGGCCAAGCGCGACGGCAAGGCGCGCTATCTCGACCTTCTGCCCCGCGTGGCACGCCATTTCGTGCGCGACATCGCCCATCCCGCCCTGGCTGACGTGCGCGCTCTGGTGCGCGACGCCGCGCCCGGCGTCTATGCGGAGGCGGACACGTGA
- the tsaE gene encoding tRNA (adenosine(37)-N6)-threonylcarbamoyltransferase complex ATPase subunit type 1 TsaE, translated as MREHRLHLASLADAARLGARIADGLQTGDGVLLEGDLGAGKTTLARAIIAALTGETDAPSPTYTLVQSYETQAGFGLLHADLYRLQDLGELDELGLDEALDHGAALIEWPDRLGGWRPADRLEIRLEETHDGGRDVRLAAHGSWETRLDRLI; from the coding sequence ATGCGTGAACACCGCCTCCATCTTGCCAGCCTCGCCGATGCCGCCCGCCTGGGCGCGCGCATCGCTGACGGCCTGCAGACCGGCGATGGCGTGCTGCTGGAGGGCGATCTGGGGGCGGGCAAGACCACGCTGGCGCGCGCCATCATCGCCGCGCTGACCGGCGAGACCGATGCGCCGAGCCCCACCTACACGCTGGTGCAGAGCTATGAGACGCAGGCCGGGTTCGGCCTGCTGCATGCGGATCTCTACCGGCTTCAGGACCTGGGCGAGCTCGACGAGCTGGGTCTGGACGAGGCGCTCGATCACGGCGCGGCGCTGATCGAATGGCCCGACCGGCTGGGCGGCTGGCGCCCGGCCGACCGGCTGGAGATACGCCTTGAAGAGACACATGATGGCGGGCGAGATGTGCGCCTTGCCGCCCATGGCAGCTGGGAGACGCGCCTTGACCGCCTCATCTGA
- a CDS encoding FAD-dependent oxidoreductase has product MIAGTVIIGAGQAGLSAAEALRKRGYEGPVTLIGDELAPPYQRPPLSKGYLSGELPAQRLWLKPEAYFDAAGIHLRTGVPVTRIDRGGKCVITGEGEAIAYDHLILATGGAARRLALPGAELPGVQVLRSLAQADALSDAMTDARRLAIIGAGYIGLEVAASARKRGLEVSVLEAADRPMARTASPLLGGWFGALHRGYGVDLQVSTGVAAITGAAHADGVRLADGERIEADLVLIAAGLVPGTALAEQAGLACADGILVDKHARTSDRDIFAIGDVARFESGLYGRSIRLESVQNAIEQGRAAAAAICGAPVNYDPVPWFWSDQYAIKLQIAGLIDGADQMVRRGDPEEGAFALFHLKDGVLIACEAVNAAPEFMAAQRLIAARVRPDPDALRDVTVAMRAFLS; this is encoded by the coding sequence GTGATAGCGGGAACCGTGATCATCGGGGCGGGGCAGGCCGGCCTGTCGGCGGCCGAGGCGCTGCGCAAGCGCGGCTATGAGGGCCCGGTCACGCTGATCGGCGATGAATTGGCCCCGCCCTACCAGCGCCCGCCTCTGTCCAAGGGCTATCTGTCGGGCGAGCTGCCCGCGCAGCGGCTCTGGCTGAAGCCGGAGGCCTATTTCGATGCGGCCGGCATCCATCTGCGCACCGGCGTGCCGGTCACGCGGATCGACCGGGGCGGCAAATGCGTCATCACCGGCGAAGGCGAGGCCATCGCATACGACCACCTCATTCTCGCCACCGGCGGCGCAGCCCGGCGTCTGGCCCTGCCCGGGGCGGAGCTGCCCGGCGTGCAGGTGCTGCGCAGCCTGGCCCAGGCCGATGCCCTGTCAGACGCCATGACGGACGCCCGGCGTCTGGCGATCATCGGGGCGGGCTATATCGGGCTGGAAGTGGCGGCCAGCGCGCGCAAGCGCGGGCTGGAGGTCAGCGTGCTGGAAGCGGCCGACCGGCCCATGGCGCGCACGGCGAGCCCGCTCTTGGGCGGCTGGTTCGGCGCGCTGCATCGCGGCTATGGCGTTGATCTTCAGGTCAGCACGGGCGTGGCGGCCATCACCGGCGCGGCGCACGCCGACGGCGTGCGTCTGGCCGATGGCGAGCGCATCGAGGCCGATCTGGTGCTGATCGCCGCCGGGCTGGTCCCGGGCACGGCGCTGGCTGAACAGGCCGGGCTCGCCTGCGCCGACGGCATTCTGGTGGACAAGCATGCCCGCACCAGCGACCGCGATATCTTTGCCATCGGGGATGTGGCGCGCTTTGAGTCCGGCCTCTATGGCCGCTCGATCCGGCTGGAATCGGTCCAGAACGCCATCGAACAGGGCCGCGCCGCAGCGGCGGCGATCTGCGGCGCGCCGGTCAATTATGATCCCGTGCCCTGGTTCTGGTCGGACCAGTACGCCATCAAGCTGCAGATCGCCGGGCTCATTGACGGTGCGGACCAGATGGTGCGCCGGGGCGATCCTGAAGAGGGGGCGTTCGCCCTGTTTCACCTGAAGGATGGCGTGCTGATCGCCTGCGAGGCGGTCAATGCCGCGCCGGAATTCATGGCCGCCCAGCGCCTGATCGCCGCGCGCGTCCGGCCCGATCCGGACGCACTGCGGGACGTGACAGTGGCGATGCGCGCCTTCCTGTCCTAA
- a CDS encoding 2Fe-2S iron-sulfur cluster-binding protein, whose amino-acid sequence MAKITYIEHSGAEHVVDVETGLTVMEGAIRNLVPGIDADCGGACACATCHVYVDPAWMPLTGQRESMEESMLDFAGDVRDNSRLSCQIKVHDALDGLIVRMPEQQG is encoded by the coding sequence ATGGCGAAAATCACCTATATCGAGCATTCCGGCGCAGAGCATGTGGTGGATGTGGAGACCGGCCTGACCGTGATGGAAGGCGCGATCCGCAACCTGGTGCCGGGCATTGACGCCGATTGCGGCGGCGCGTGCGCCTGCGCGACGTGTCACGTTTATGTCGACCCGGCCTGGATGCCGCTCACCGGTCAGCGCGAGTCCATGGAAGAGTCCATGCTCGATTTTGCGGGCGATGTGCGGGACAATTCGCGTCTTTCGTGCCAGATTAAGGTGCACGATGCGCTCGACGGCCTGATCGTGCGCATGCCTGAGCAGCAGGGCTGA
- a CDS encoding CsbD family protein yields the protein MGDDRTKGTAKQAKGNVKEAAGKVTGDKKLEFEGKADKAAGTVQKNVGKAKDAARKD from the coding sequence ATGGGTGACGACCGCACCAAAGGAACTGCCAAGCAGGCCAAGGGCAATGTCAAGGAAGCCGCCGGCAAGGTCACCGGCGACAAGAAGCTGGAGTTTGAAGGCAAGGCCGACAAGGCCGCCGGCACGGTCCAGAAGAATGTCGGTAAGGCCAAGGACGCGGCCCGCAAGGACTAG
- a CDS encoding DUF3309 domain-containing protein, with protein sequence MLGTILIIILILALIGSLPRWGHSRSWGYAPSGGVGVILVILIILVLLGYL encoded by the coding sequence ATGCTTGGAACCATTCTGATTATCATCCTGATCCTCGCCCTGATCGGCTCGCTGCCGCGCTGGGGCCACAGCCGGTCCTGGGGCTATGCGCCCAGCGGCGGGGTCGGGGTCATTCTCGTCATCCTGATCATCCTGGTTCTCTTGGGCTATTTGTGA
- a CDS encoding Crp/Fnr family transcriptional regulator yields MPLIQISPLTRKLSAFVALSQTDLSTLERFDRRRRTFLSGHQMVHEGQVKASAFILSDGWACSYKILPDGERQIVDFQIPGDFLGLRSILFRTSDHTIEAVTRIEASEVLASDIFDAFNHAPRLAAAVLWAASRDEAMVVEHLVNLGRRSADMRMAHFLLELASRLHLVGVGDRTGFVCPLTQYHLADALGLTAVHVNRVLRQLREQGLATFQKGQVTFHDFNALVALAGFDTGYLDQDGPLLR; encoded by the coding sequence ATGCCGTTGATTCAAATCAGCCCGCTGACACGAAAGCTGTCAGCTTTCGTCGCCTTGTCCCAGACCGATCTGTCGACGCTGGAGCGCTTTGACCGGCGCCGCCGGACGTTTCTCAGCGGCCACCAGATGGTTCATGAGGGCCAGGTCAAAGCCTCGGCCTTCATTCTGTCGGATGGCTGGGCTTGCTCTTACAAAATCCTGCCCGATGGCGAGCGCCAGATTGTGGACTTCCAGATCCCGGGCGATTTTCTCGGCCTGCGCAGTATCCTGTTTCGTACCTCCGATCACACCATTGAGGCCGTCACCCGGATCGAGGCATCCGAAGTGCTCGCGTCCGACATTTTCGATGCCTTCAACCATGCGCCGCGTCTGGCCGCGGCCGTGCTCTGGGCCGCCTCGCGCGACGAAGCGATGGTGGTGGAGCATCTGGTCAATCTGGGCCGGCGTTCGGCCGACATGCGCATGGCGCACTTCCTTCTGGAGCTCGCTTCGCGCCTCCATCTGGTGGGCGTGGGCGACCGGACCGGCTTTGTCTGCCCGCTGACGCAATATCATCTGGCCGATGCGCTGGGTCTGACCGCGGTCCACGTCAACCGAGTCCTGCGCCAGCTGCGCGAGCAGGGTCTGGCCACATTTCAGAAAGGGCAGGTCACCTTCCACGACTTCAACGCCCTGGTGGCGCTGGCGGGTTTTGACACCGGCTATCTCGACCAGGACGGGCCGCTTCTGCGCTGA
- a CDS encoding DUF2794 domain-containing protein, which translates to MTPHTPPAPRDDRIMFERAELDRILWLYGMMVAGGEWRDYAIDGLKDRAEFSVFRHAADFPLYRIVKTPGDARRQGAWKVMGGGGAILKRGHELEAVLAVFDRQLKKLAWRAD; encoded by the coding sequence ATGACGCCACACACCCCGCCCGCTCCGCGCGACGACCGGATCATGTTCGAGCGCGCCGAGCTCGACCGCATTCTCTGGCTCTACGGAATGATGGTCGCGGGCGGGGAATGGCGCGATTACGCCATAGACGGGCTGAAAGACCGCGCCGAGTTTTCGGTGTTCCGCCACGCGGCCGATTTTCCGCTTTACCGCATCGTCAAGACGCCCGGTGATGCGCGCCGTCAGGGGGCCTGGAAGGTCATGGGCGGGGGCGGGGCGATACTGAAACGCGGCCATGAGCTGGAGGCGGTGCTGGCAGTGTTTGACCGGCAGCTGAAAAAGCTCGCCTGGCGCGCCGATTGA
- a CDS encoding ABC transporter ATP-binding protein, with the protein MILADSLVKTFAGKAAVDHVSFEVRQGEVLGFLGPNGAGKSTTMRMIAGCLEPDGGRALVGGFDSAMQRRQAQTRLGYLPEGAPAYPAMTARSFVRFCLRARGFSGADLDAACERALDRANLGEAADKAIGTLSKGYRRRAALAAAIAHDPPVLILDEPTDGLDPNQKDGVRALITAMAPDKAIIISTHLLDEVEAICTRAIIIAGGRILADGTPAALAAQSPGGDIRSAFRDLTAMSGEVMSSRPRRRAP; encoded by the coding sequence ATGATCCTCGCCGACTCCCTGGTCAAAACCTTTGCCGGCAAAGCGGCAGTTGACCATGTCAGCTTCGAGGTGCGTCAAGGCGAGGTGCTGGGCTTTCTCGGCCCCAATGGCGCGGGCAAATCCACCACCATGCGCATGATTGCCGGCTGTCTGGAGCCCGATGGCGGGCGGGCGCTGGTGGGCGGTTTCGACAGCGCCATGCAGCGCCGTCAGGCCCAGACCCGGCTCGGTTATCTGCCCGAGGGGGCTCCGGCCTACCCGGCCATGACGGCCCGCAGTTTTGTCCGCTTCTGTCTGAGGGCGCGCGGGTTCTCCGGAGCGGATCTGGACGCGGCGTGCGAGCGCGCGCTCGACCGCGCCAATCTGGGCGAAGCCGCCGACAAGGCCATCGGGACGCTGTCCAAGGGCTATAGGCGCCGCGCGGCCCTGGCTGCCGCCATCGCCCATGACCCGCCTGTGCTGATCCTCGACGAGCCCACGGACGGGCTTGATCCCAATCAGAAAGACGGTGTGCGCGCGCTGATCACCGCCATGGCGCCGGACAAGGCCATCATCATCTCCACCCATCTGCTGGACGAGGTGGAGGCGATCTGCACGCGCGCCATCATCATCGCCGGCGGGCGCATTCTTGCCGACGGCACCCCGGCGGCCCTCGCCGCGCAAAGCCCCGGCGGGGACATTCGCTCGGCCTTCCGCGACCTCACCGCCATGAGCGGCGAGGTGATGTCCAGCCGGCCCCGCAGGCGCGCACCATGA